Proteins co-encoded in one Candidatus Methylomirabilota bacterium genomic window:
- a CDS encoding carbon-nitrogen hydrolase family protein, with the protein MDLRLAVVQPETLTGADAPKNVDRAVAYIRQAARDGAKLVMLPETYPGPYTVPVNYSPHEDLAAVAGEEKVYVVGGAVEYIRPDDVGHAPCYNCLYLYGPNGQRIGKYRRTTPPGPWIYEGGKFWDFKYQEADELPVWETEFGKLGILMCSEVYVPELSRMMALQGARITLLPAGLWPPQLHETWRTLVWARAIENLMITATSRNILEGGSGHAMICTPEEILLESRKPGVFTVTVDLARIEWLRNELDRRVDGTLPWRTKPGIFKQWIRPELYRGYERL; encoded by the coding sequence ATGGACCTGAGACTCGCGGTGGTTCAGCCGGAAACACTCACGGGCGCGGACGCCCCGAAGAACGTCGATCGCGCGGTCGCCTACATTCGCCAGGCGGCCCGCGATGGCGCCAAGCTCGTCATGCTCCCGGAGACGTACCCTGGCCCGTACACGGTGCCCGTGAACTACTCCCCGCACGAAGACCTCGCCGCCGTGGCGGGCGAGGAGAAGGTCTATGTCGTGGGCGGCGCCGTCGAGTACATTCGTCCGGACGACGTCGGCCACGCCCCCTGCTACAACTGCCTCTACCTCTACGGTCCGAACGGCCAGCGCATCGGCAAGTACAGGCGCACGACGCCGCCCGGCCCGTGGATCTACGAGGGCGGGAAGTTCTGGGATTTCAAGTACCAGGAAGCGGACGAGCTGCCGGTGTGGGAGACGGAGTTCGGCAAGCTCGGCATCCTGATGTGCAGCGAGGTCTACGTGCCCGAGCTGTCACGGATGATGGCCCTCCAGGGCGCGCGGATCACCCTCTTGCCCGCCGGGCTCTGGCCGCCGCAGCTCCACGAGACCTGGCGCACCCTCGTCTGGGCCCGCGCGATCGAGAACCTGATGATCACCGCGACGAGCCGCAACATCCTCGAGGGCGGCAGCGGCCACGCCATGATCTGCACTCCCGAGGAGATCCTGCTCGAGTCGCGGAAGCCCGGCGTCTTCACCGTGACCGTCGATCTCGCGCGTATCGAGTGGCTGCGCAACGAGCTCGACCGGCGAGTCGATGGCACGCTGCCGTGGCGGACCAAGCCCGGCATATTCAAGCAGTGGATCCGCCCGGAGCTGTATCGGGGCTACGAGCGGCTCTGA
- a CDS encoding proline racemase family protein — protein MRSDRVIGTIDFHTAGIGMRLLTSGLGRLPGSTIADKRRWFQEHLDDLRTGLCLEPRGHRGLLIAVMTEAVTPAAHFGLFFIYPGGYYVSCGEGTIGAATVALETGLVPRTGAETPVVIDTEAGVVETIARSDRDRVREVTLRWTPSFVAMPGHVIEVEGVGEVPVDIAVGVGNVFAIVEAAHVGVSVRRELAKRIAQRGMAVRHAVNAQLQVEIPGLGKTSVDNVLVHELPDADGVSPNALVWGPGQVDAAPCGSGTCARLALFHHRGLMGVGSTFVSQGLLGLSFTARIGGETEVEGRPAILPEITGTAYLTGFSQFLFDPDDPLRTGYLLDV, from the coding sequence ATGCGATCCGATCGCGTGATCGGGACCATCGACTTCCACACGGCAGGCATCGGGATGCGGCTGCTGACGAGCGGCCTCGGGAGGCTGCCCGGAAGCACGATCGCGGACAAGCGGCGATGGTTCCAGGAGCATCTCGACGATCTCCGGACCGGCCTCTGCCTCGAGCCGCGCGGGCACCGCGGCCTCCTGATCGCGGTCATGACCGAGGCGGTCACGCCCGCCGCGCACTTCGGTCTCTTCTTCATCTATCCGGGCGGCTATTACGTTTCGTGTGGCGAGGGCACGATCGGCGCGGCCACGGTGGCCCTCGAGACCGGGCTGGTGCCCCGCACGGGGGCCGAAACCCCGGTCGTCATTGACACGGAGGCGGGTGTCGTGGAGACGATCGCGCGCTCGGACCGCGACCGCGTCCGCGAGGTCACGCTCCGGTGGACGCCGTCCTTCGTCGCGATGCCCGGGCACGTGATCGAGGTCGAGGGCGTGGGCGAGGTGCCGGTCGACATCGCCGTCGGCGTCGGCAACGTCTTCGCCATCGTGGAGGCGGCGCACGTCGGCGTGTCGGTGCGGCGAGAGCTCGCGAAGCGCATCGCCCAGCGGGGGATGGCCGTCCGCCACGCGGTCAACGCCCAACTCCAGGTCGAGATACCGGGTCTCGGCAAGACGAGCGTGGACAACGTGCTCGTCCACGAGTTGCCGGATGCCGACGGCGTATCGCCCAACGCCCTCGTCTGGGGCCCCGGCCAGGTCGACGCCGCCCCGTGTGGATCGGGCACGTGCGCGCGCCTGGCCCTCTTCCATCACCGGGGCCTCATGGGCGTCGGCTCCACGTTCGTCAGCCAGGGGCTGCTCGGGCTCAGCTTCACGGCTCGGATCGGCGGCGAGACGGAAGTCGAGGGGCGGCCGGCGATCCTGCCCGAGATCACCGGCACCGCGTACCTGACCGGGTTCAGCCAGTTCCTGTTCGATCCCGACGACCCCCTGCGCACCGGCTACCTACTCGACGTCTAG
- a CDS encoding ABC transporter substrate-binding protein: MNRRQALLALLGLSLGLPAARESSAQPTGKAPVVGLLDAGERLEWWAAFRQQLRELGYIEGQNVSFEARFASGKYEQVPVLAQELVRLKVAVIVTSGSVAAQAAKRATSTIPIVIATGGSEPGLVASLARPGGNVTGVTSIGPELAGKRFETLREVLPTMSRLAVLWHRDNPASARQLRELEAAARSSKVGLQDLGVKSAGELAGAFSAMTQKRARAVFVIAGPLFFSERGRISDLAIKHQLPSIHGVSEYVEAGGLLSYGPSYSDLFRHAAVYVDKILKGAKPADLPIEQPTKLELVINLKTARALGVTIPRLILLRADRVID; this comes from the coding sequence ATGAACCGAAGACAAGCTTTACTCGCGCTGTTGGGTCTTAGCCTGGGACTGCCTGCGGCGCGAGAGTCGAGCGCGCAGCCTACCGGCAAGGCTCCTGTAGTCGGGCTGCTCGACGCCGGCGAGCGCTTGGAGTGGTGGGCGGCTTTCCGGCAGCAGCTTCGCGAACTCGGCTACATCGAAGGCCAGAACGTCTCATTCGAAGCGCGCTTTGCCAGCGGCAAATACGAGCAGGTCCCGGTCTTGGCCCAGGAACTGGTTCGCCTCAAGGTCGCTGTCATCGTGACAAGCGGTAGCGTGGCTGCCCAGGCCGCCAAACGGGCCACCAGCACGATCCCCATCGTCATTGCGACCGGCGGCAGCGAGCCTGGTCTCGTGGCGAGCCTCGCGCGGCCCGGAGGCAATGTCACGGGGGTGACGAGCATCGGCCCGGAATTGGCGGGCAAGCGTTTCGAGACTCTCCGAGAGGTCCTTCCCACGATGTCCCGGCTGGCGGTTCTCTGGCATCGGGACAACCCCGCCTCCGCGCGTCAGCTGCGAGAGCTCGAGGCCGCTGCTCGGTCGTCAAAGGTTGGGCTTCAGGATTTGGGGGTCAAGAGCGCGGGCGAACTCGCTGGAGCTTTCTCGGCCATGACTCAGAAGCGTGCCCGAGCAGTTTTCGTCATCGCCGGCCCGTTATTCTTTTCCGAGCGCGGGCGAATTTCCGACCTCGCGATCAAGCACCAATTGCCGAGCATACACGGAGTGTCCGAATACGTGGAGGCCGGAGGGCTTCTTTCTTACGGGCCGAGCTACTCCGATCTCTTCCGGCACGCCGCCGTCTACGTGGACAAGATCCTGAAGGGCGCCAAGCCCGCCGACTTGCCGATCGAGCAGCCGACGAAGCTCGAGCTGGTCATCAACCTCAAGACGGCGCGAGCGCTCGGAGTGACCATTCCGCGTCTGATCCTGTTGCGCGCCGACCGGGTGATCGACTAG